One segment of Thermosynechococcus sp. HN-54 DNA contains the following:
- the hemE gene encoding uroporphyrinogen decarboxylase, with translation MTTPLLLRAARGESVERPPIWLMRQAGRYMKVYRDLRDRYPSFRERSEIPELAIEISLQPFRAFAPDGVILFSDILTPLPGIGIPFDIVESKGPIIDPPIRTLEQVQQLHPLEVEAACPFIRPILATLRQEVGDRATVLGFAGAPWTLAAYAIEGKSSKDYIEIKTMAYREPDLLHKFLNHLATAIADYLCYQIDCGAQVVQLFDSWAGQLSRRDYDTFAFPYQKQVIQQVKAVYPDVPIILYINGSAAVVDRMAAAGVDIVSLDWTVDIGTIRQQFPASVGLQGNLDPVMLFAPQPVLKERALEIIEAGRKGKYIFNLGHGVLQGTPEENVGFLFDLVKSLG, from the coding sequence ATGACCACCCCTTTACTTCTACGTGCTGCCCGTGGTGAAAGTGTTGAGCGTCCCCCCATCTGGCTGATGCGGCAGGCTGGACGCTACATGAAGGTCTATCGTGACCTGCGCGATCGCTACCCCTCCTTTCGCGAGCGATCGGAAATTCCTGAACTCGCCATTGAAATTTCGCTCCAACCTTTCCGTGCTTTTGCTCCCGACGGCGTGATTCTCTTTTCGGATATTCTTACGCCCTTGCCGGGGATTGGTATTCCCTTTGACATTGTTGAGAGTAAAGGCCCAATCATCGATCCACCGATCCGCACCCTTGAGCAGGTGCAACAACTCCATCCCTTGGAAGTGGAGGCGGCTTGTCCCTTTATTCGTCCGATTCTCGCGACCCTGCGCCAAGAGGTGGGCGATCGCGCCACGGTGCTGGGATTTGCCGGTGCCCCTTGGACCCTTGCGGCCTACGCCATTGAGGGCAAAAGCTCCAAGGACTACATTGAAATTAAAACCATGGCCTACCGCGAGCCAGACCTGCTCCACAAGTTCCTGAACCATTTGGCCACTGCAATTGCCGACTACCTGTGCTATCAAATTGACTGTGGTGCTCAGGTGGTGCAGCTCTTTGATTCGTGGGCAGGTCAACTCAGCCGCCGGGACTACGATACCTTTGCCTTCCCCTACCAAAAGCAGGTGATACAACAGGTCAAGGCCGTCTATCCCGATGTGCCCATCATCCTCTACATCAATGGCAGTGCGGCAGTTGTAGATCGCATGGCGGCAGCGGGGGTGGACATCGTCAGCCTTGATTGGACCGTGGATATTGGCACGATTCGGCAGCAGTTTCCTGCCAGTGTTGGCCTTCAGGGAAATTTAGACCCCGTGATGCTCTTTGCCCCGCAGCCGGTGCTCAAGGAACGTGCTTTGGAGATTATTGAAGCGGGTCGCAAGGGCAAATATATCTTTAACCTTGGCCATGGCGTTCTCCAAGGAACCCCTGAGGAGAATGTGGGTTTTCTCTTTGATCTGGTGAAGTCCCTCGGCTAA
- a CDS encoding NAD(P)-dependent oxidoreductase, with translation MRILITGASGCIGQYIAEALIQETDHQLFLLVRDPARLQINPHQRAGVNVIQGDLMDLTPLEPLLPTLDIAILTATAWGGDNVFAINYEQTCHLLKQLDPQRCQRVFYFSTASILNHQMQPLPEAGTLGTEYIRSKYKCLHAIEQLPVGDRVIELFPTMVFGGGPDGKRPSFITEGIREILKWLWLARFFRADASFHFIHARDIAQVVLYLLQHPDYPVPRRVALGNPPITVNEMLAQLCAAAKLPIYLQIPLTLPVINFFVRVFRVQMSPWDYFCLNYRNFTYETVLNPQVLGLTPYCATVEDLLRCSLGTADL, from the coding sequence ATGCGCATCTTGATCACGGGTGCCAGTGGTTGCATTGGTCAATACATCGCTGAGGCGCTGATCCAAGAGACGGATCACCAGCTTTTTTTGCTGGTGCGAGATCCGGCACGGCTGCAAATTAATCCTCACCAAAGAGCCGGGGTGAACGTGATTCAGGGGGATTTGATGGATTTGACCCCCTTGGAACCCTTGCTGCCAACCCTCGATATTGCGATCCTAACGGCAACTGCTTGGGGTGGGGACAATGTCTTTGCCATCAACTACGAGCAAACCTGCCATCTCCTCAAGCAATTGGATCCGCAACGCTGCCAGCGGGTATTTTATTTTTCAACGGCGAGTATTCTCAATCATCAGATGCAGCCGCTGCCAGAGGCAGGTACCCTAGGCACAGAGTATATTCGCTCCAAGTACAAGTGTCTTCATGCGATTGAGCAGTTGCCTGTGGGCGATCGCGTGATTGAACTGTTTCCAACAATGGTGTTTGGCGGTGGTCCTGATGGCAAGCGTCCCTCGTTTATCACCGAAGGCATCCGCGAAATCCTCAAGTGGTTGTGGTTGGCTCGCTTTTTCCGCGCTGATGCCAGTTTTCACTTTATCCATGCCCGCGATATTGCCCAAGTGGTTCTCTACCTGTTGCAGCATCCTGACTATCCGGTGCCGCGGCGGGTGGCTCTGGGTAACCCGCCAATTACTGTCAATGAGATGTTGGCCCAGTTGTGCGCTGCTGCAAAACTTCCCATTTATCTGCAAATCCCTTTGACATTGCCAGTGATCAACTTCTTTGTGCGAGTATTTCGAGTGCAGATGTCGCCGTGGGATTATTTTTGCTTGAACTATCGCAACTTTACCTATGAGACGGTGCTCAATCCTCAAGTCTTGGGCCTGACTCCTTACTGTGCAACCGTTGAGGATTTGCTACGCTGTAGCTTGGGGACGGCAGACCTCTAA
- a CDS encoding EVE domain-containing protein, translating to MAGIWLLKSEPSVFSWQDLQAAPQQTTCWEGVRNYQARNFIRDQMQVGDRVLFYHSNAQPTAIMGIAEVVKPAYPDHFAWNPDSRYFDPKSTPDNPRWFMVDIQYRRDFVPPITLAELRQTPGLEGMLLLQKGCRLSVQPVTEQEWQIILSLRSP from the coding sequence ATGGCAGGGATTTGGTTACTAAAGTCGGAGCCAAGCGTTTTTTCTTGGCAGGATTTGCAGGCAGCACCCCAACAGACCACTTGTTGGGAAGGGGTACGCAACTACCAAGCGCGCAATTTTATTCGCGATCAGATGCAGGTGGGCGATCGCGTGCTTTTTTATCACAGCAATGCTCAGCCGACAGCAATCATGGGGATTGCCGAAGTCGTTAAGCCCGCCTATCCCGATCATTTTGCTTGGAACCCCGACAGTCGCTACTTTGATCCGAAAAGCACCCCTGACAATCCCCGCTGGTTTATGGTGGATATCCAATATCGCCGTGACTTTGTGCCCCCGATTACGCTTGCGGAACTCCGGCAAACCCCCGGCCTAGAGGGGATGCTGCTGCTGCAAAAGGGCTGTCGTCTCTCGGTACAACCGGTCACTGAACAGGAGTGGCAGATTATTCTCAGCCTACGATCGCCCTAG
- the gcvT gene encoding glycine cleavage system aminomethyltransferase GcvT, whose protein sequence is MAESLRRTPLYPLHQGARFTPFGEWEMPLQYSSILQEHQAVRQRVGMFDISHMGKFLLRGPEAIAALQERVPTNLSRLQPGQAKYTVLLNEAGGIVDDVILYIGDDQVRCIVNASTTAKDWAWFQKYLPPSIEFIDESATQVLIALQGPAATATLAPLCDRPLGEIKTYRHCEVKLLEQPAWIARTGYTGEEGWEILVAPELGQQLWQTLLAAGVSPCGLGARDTLRLEAAMLLYGQDMDEQTTPLEAGLDWLIDWQKPDFVGRDALLTQKQQGIERQLVGLELLGKGIARHGYPIYAEAQAVGEVTSGTLSPTLGKAIALGYVFPEFAHIGRELEVQVRDRRVPAVVVPRPFYRRPR, encoded by the coding sequence ATGGCTGAGTCCTTGCGTCGTACGCCCCTCTATCCCCTGCATCAAGGAGCACGATTTACCCCCTTTGGCGAGTGGGAGATGCCCTTGCAGTACAGCAGCATTTTGCAGGAACACCAAGCGGTGCGGCAGCGGGTGGGGATGTTTGATATTTCCCACATGGGCAAGTTTCTCCTGCGCGGCCCTGAGGCGATTGCCGCACTGCAAGAACGGGTGCCCACCAATCTCAGCCGTCTGCAACCCGGCCAAGCAAAATACACCGTTCTCCTCAATGAGGCTGGGGGCATTGTCGATGATGTCATTCTCTACATTGGTGATGACCAAGTGCGCTGTATTGTCAATGCGTCCACCACTGCCAAGGACTGGGCATGGTTTCAGAAGTACTTGCCCCCTAGCATTGAGTTCATTGATGAGTCGGCAACACAGGTGCTCATTGCGCTCCAAGGCCCGGCGGCAACGGCAACGCTGGCTCCCTTGTGCGATCGCCCCCTAGGGGAGATCAAAACCTATCGCCACTGCGAGGTCAAGCTCTTGGAACAGCCCGCTTGGATTGCGCGTACGGGCTACACGGGCGAAGAGGGTTGGGAAATTCTTGTCGCACCAGAACTGGGGCAACAGTTGTGGCAAACACTATTGGCGGCGGGGGTTAGTCCCTGCGGTTTGGGGGCACGGGATACGCTGCGGCTAGAGGCAGCCATGCTCCTCTACGGCCAAGACATGGATGAGCAAACAACGCCCCTAGAGGCGGGTCTCGATTGGCTGATTGATTGGCAAAAGCCCGATTTTGTCGGTCGTGACGCCCTCTTGACGCAAAAGCAGCAGGGGATTGAACGCCAATTGGTGGGTTTAGAACTGCTGGGCAAAGGCATTGCTCGCCACGGCTATCCTATCTATGCGGAGGCACAGGCCGTGGGGGAGGTCACCAGTGGCACATTGTCTCCCACCTTGGGGAAGGCGATCGCCCTTGGCTATGTTTTTCCAGAGTTTGCCCACATCGGTCGTGAACTGGAGGTGCAGGTGCGCGATCGCCGCGTGCCAGCCGTGGTGGTTCCTCGCCCTTTCTATCGCCGTCCTCGGTAG
- a CDS encoding thioredoxin domain-containing protein: MPNRLSQCQSLYLRKHAENPIDWWPWCDEALAKAAAEDRVIFLSIGYSSCHWCTVMEGEAFSDLEIAAYLNAYFLPIKVDREERPDIDSIYMQALQLMTGQGGWPLNIFLTPQDRRPFYGGTYFPVQPRYGRPGFLQVLQAVRRFYDQEKDKLAAQQATLWQYLAPPAEMGEAVPLTEELLRAGIRQVTPILRDRPQGTCFPMMPYAQMLLQDLAFSPNPPELLHLCRLRGYNLLQGGIYDHVGGGWHRYTVDPQWTVPHFEKMLYDNGQIVTYLARLWQQGDRSPQILAAIAQTIQWLDREMTAPEGYFYAAQDADSFVSAHDPEPEEGAFYCWQYAELEAVLTSTEFAQLQTYFDISPQGNFEGKIVLKQVRPPENPEVLVPILRNLFARRYGADTPMDQPFPVATDNASAKERAWPGRIPPVTDTKMILAWNGLMITGLATAAQVWRQHAYWQRAAKAAQWLHEHQYQQGKLYRLNYGGTVAEVAQAEDYAYWIQALLALHQASLAVGEAAQPWLELACRYQTLLDQELGARDGGYYNAPERADLIVRQREGVDNATPSANGVAIANLIQLFLLTENAAYLEQAEQGLRFFSQLIQDSPQSCPSLLAALQWYLHPVCVQARPEQVTSLLDRYLPTAVLKVRDDLAPVALVCEGLRCREPALTPTQLQQQLETLFPAVNYG, from the coding sequence ATGCCAAATCGCCTTAGCCAGTGCCAAAGTCTTTATTTGCGCAAGCATGCCGAAAACCCCATTGACTGGTGGCCGTGGTGTGATGAAGCCCTCGCCAAGGCGGCTGCGGAGGATCGGGTGATTTTTCTCTCGATTGGCTATTCTAGTTGCCACTGGTGCACCGTCATGGAGGGGGAAGCCTTTTCGGATCTGGAGATTGCCGCCTATCTCAATGCTTATTTCTTGCCGATTAAGGTGGATCGCGAGGAGCGTCCCGATATTGACAGCATCTATATGCAGGCCTTGCAACTGATGACGGGTCAAGGGGGCTGGCCGCTGAATATCTTTCTCACGCCTCAGGATCGCCGTCCGTTTTATGGCGGTACCTATTTTCCTGTGCAACCGCGCTACGGTCGTCCGGGCTTTTTACAGGTGTTGCAGGCAGTGCGCCGCTTCTATGACCAAGAAAAGGACAAGCTCGCTGCCCAACAGGCCACCCTCTGGCAATATCTCGCCCCCCCCGCTGAGATGGGAGAGGCCGTCCCCCTGACTGAAGAACTCCTAAGGGCAGGGATTCGCCAAGTAACGCCGATTTTGCGCGATCGCCCCCAAGGCACCTGCTTTCCGATGATGCCCTATGCCCAAATGCTGCTCCAGGACTTGGCTTTCAGTCCCAACCCTCCCGAACTATTGCACCTGTGTCGGCTGCGGGGATACAACCTCTTGCAGGGGGGCATCTATGACCATGTGGGCGGTGGTTGGCATCGCTACACCGTGGATCCCCAATGGACAGTGCCCCACTTTGAAAAAATGCTCTATGACAATGGCCAGATTGTGACGTATCTGGCGCGGCTGTGGCAGCAGGGCGATCGCTCCCCCCAAATTCTGGCGGCAATTGCCCAAACCATTCAGTGGCTCGATCGCGAAATGACTGCCCCTGAGGGCTACTTCTATGCGGCGCAAGATGCCGATAGCTTCGTTAGTGCTCATGATCCGGAACCCGAGGAGGGTGCCTTTTACTGCTGGCAGTATGCAGAATTAGAGGCAGTTTTAACCTCCACAGAATTTGCGCAACTGCAAACCTATTTTGACATTTCTCCTCAGGGCAACTTCGAGGGCAAGATTGTGCTCAAGCAAGTGCGCCCCCCGGAGAATCCTGAGGTACTGGTGCCAATTTTGCGCAACCTCTTTGCCCGCCGCTATGGTGCCGATACGCCCATGGATCAGCCCTTTCCCGTGGCCACCGATAATGCAAGCGCAAAAGAGCGGGCTTGGCCAGGACGGATTCCTCCGGTCACCGATACAAAAATGATTTTGGCGTGGAATGGCCTGATGATTACTGGCTTAGCCACGGCAGCCCAAGTCTGGAGACAGCATGCCTACTGGCAACGAGCGGCCAAAGCAGCCCAATGGCTCCACGAGCACCAATATCAACAGGGCAAACTTTACCGCCTCAACTATGGCGGCACTGTGGCCGAGGTGGCTCAGGCCGAGGATTATGCCTACTGGATCCAAGCCCTCCTTGCCTTGCATCAAGCCAGTTTAGCCGTGGGAGAAGCGGCGCAGCCGTGGCTGGAGCTGGCCTGTCGGTATCAAACGCTGTTGGATCAGGAATTGGGAGCTAGGGATGGTGGCTACTACAATGCACCCGAGCGAGCCGACTTGATCGTCCGCCAGCGGGAAGGCGTGGATAATGCGACCCCCTCTGCCAATGGGGTGGCGATCGCTAACCTGATCCAACTCTTTTTGCTCACGGAGAATGCTGCGTATCTCGAACAGGCAGAACAGGGACTGCGCTTTTTTAGCCAACTCATACAGGACTCCCCCCAGAGCTGTCCCAGCCTATTGGCAGCGTTGCAGTGGTATCTCCACCCTGTCTGTGTCCAAGCCCGCCCTGAGCAGGTGACTTCACTCTTAGATCGGTATCTACCCACTGCTGTGCTCAAGGTTCGCGATGACCTAGCGCCTGTGGCTCTCGTCTGTGAAGGATTGCGCTGCCGTGAACCGGCGCTGACCCCCACCCAACTGCAACAACAACTGGAGACTCTATTTCCTGCGGTGAACTATGGCTGA
- the folB gene encoding dihydroneopterin aldolase — protein sequence MPLSESSTDCLHLSGIRYYGYTGALPEEQILGQWFEIDIKLWFDMTQAAASDRLEDTLDYRPLLQAIEQLMQQQRFQLIETLAAAILNLCLAPSQVQRAAVRVTKLAPPVPNFTGQISVEMVRPHAKSP from the coding sequence ATGCCCTTGAGCGAATCATCAACTGACTGTCTCCACCTCTCGGGAATTCGCTACTACGGCTATACGGGCGCCCTACCAGAGGAACAAATTCTCGGCCAGTGGTTTGAGATTGATATTAAGCTCTGGTTTGATATGACACAAGCAGCGGCCAGCGATCGCCTAGAGGACACTCTTGACTATCGCCCCCTTTTGCAGGCCATTGAACAGTTAATGCAGCAGCAGCGCTTTCAGTTAATCGAGACCCTAGCGGCAGCGATTCTGAACCTTTGCCTTGCCCCTTCCCAAGTGCAGCGGGCTGCTGTGCGTGTGACGAAACTTGCCCCGCCAGTGCCCAACTTTACGGGTCAAATTAGTGTCGAAATGGTACGCCCCCATGCCAAATCGCCTTAG
- the cax gene encoding calcium/proton exchanger gives MTTQEKILLGLLIFVPLALLNFIVKMPPMVSFILSGLAIVPLAAWIANSTEAIAEVIGPALGGLLNATFGNVTEMIIAIVALRQGLAEVVKASLSGAIIANLLLGLGLAIVVGGIRFPEQQFSAPVARINASALTLSVIVLMTPTAIQAVAPSVQLHLIDRFSYASAILLLIFYGLMLLFSMKTHRHLYLLDETIAGQEPSPAVNLKVAVAILLVGTILLVFVSDILVDSLQDSISEMGLTQLFIGVFLIPVFSSVVEFITCIKFALNNCMEGAVAVAIGSSLQIILFVTPVLVLVGWFLGQPQMNLSFNVFELLAVMAAVAITNSISNDGRTNWLEGVLLMITYLVLAIAFFIHP, from the coding sequence ATGACAACACAGGAAAAAATTCTGCTAGGCCTACTGATTTTTGTACCCCTTGCTCTCCTTAACTTTATCGTCAAAATGCCGCCAATGGTGAGCTTTATCCTCAGTGGCCTTGCCATTGTGCCCCTTGCGGCTTGGATTGCCAATTCTACAGAGGCAATCGCTGAAGTCATTGGCCCTGCCCTTGGGGGACTCTTGAATGCCACCTTCGGTAATGTGACGGAGATGATTATTGCCATTGTCGCCCTGCGTCAGGGTCTTGCAGAGGTGGTGAAAGCCAGTCTCAGCGGTGCCATTATTGCCAATTTGCTTTTGGGATTGGGGCTGGCCATTGTTGTGGGGGGCATCCGGTTTCCAGAGCAGCAGTTCTCGGCACCTGTGGCACGCATTAATGCCTCTGCCCTCACCCTCTCGGTGATTGTGCTGATGACCCCGACGGCGATTCAGGCGGTAGCGCCCAGTGTGCAGCTTCACTTGATTGATCGCTTTTCCTATGCGTCGGCAATTTTACTGCTGATTTTTTACGGTCTGATGTTGCTCTTTTCCATGAAAACCCATCGTCACCTCTACTTGCTGGATGAGACGATCGCTGGCCAGGAACCCTCCCCCGCCGTCAATCTCAAGGTGGCCGTTGCCATTCTGCTGGTGGGTACGATTTTGCTGGTCTTTGTTTCCGACATCCTCGTGGATAGCTTGCAGGACAGCATTAGTGAAATGGGACTGACGCAGTTATTTATAGGCGTATTTCTCATTCCCGTGTTCAGCAGTGTTGTCGAGTTCATCACCTGTATCAAGTTTGCCCTCAATAATTGTATGGAAGGGGCAGTGGCGGTGGCGATTGGGTCTAGCTTGCAGATCATCCTTTTTGTGACGCCAGTGCTTGTGCTGGTGGGCTGGTTCTTGGGTCAACCGCAGATGAACCTGAGCTTTAATGTTTTTGAGTTGTTGGCCGTTATGGCCGCAGTTGCCATCACCAACTCCATTAGCAATGATGGGCGCACGAATTGGCTAGAGGGTGTTTTGCTGATGATCACCTACCTCGTGCTGGCAATCGCCTTCTTTATTCACCCATAA